One region of Paenibacillus polymyxa M1 genomic DNA includes:
- a CDS encoding response regulator encodes MNERVLSDIEVLIIEDDPRIAEINRRFIEKVDGFTVCAIATNEFEAKLQLDVLRPSLAVLDVYFPDTNGLTLLSFIKQHYPGTDVIMLTAAKEAETVVQAVRAGVFDFIVKPLVFERLRATLEEYARFRRQVTTWQEEQSTVEQSEIDRLLQSAGTGRMTGNGVGELWAKGIDKVTCEKVLDLLNRQGEVTTGTVGIELGMSRSTARRYLEYLVESGDAHHDQVYGTVGRPERIYRRRQENA; translated from the coding sequence ATGAATGAGCGGGTTTTATCGGACATTGAGGTTCTTATTATTGAAGATGATCCGCGAATTGCGGAGATTAACCGACGATTTATTGAAAAGGTGGACGGGTTCACTGTATGTGCAATAGCAACGAACGAATTTGAGGCAAAGCTCCAACTAGATGTTCTGCGTCCGTCTTTAGCCGTGCTGGATGTTTATTTTCCCGATACGAATGGTCTAACCCTGCTATCGTTCATCAAGCAACACTATCCGGGTACAGATGTCATTATGCTGACTGCCGCCAAAGAAGCTGAAACTGTGGTACAAGCGGTTCGCGCAGGCGTATTTGATTTTATCGTAAAGCCGCTCGTATTCGAAAGATTGCGAGCGACCTTAGAGGAATATGCCCGTTTTCGGCGCCAGGTCACAACATGGCAAGAGGAACAATCTACGGTGGAGCAATCGGAAATTGACCGTCTGCTACAAAGCGCGGGCACGGGTCGGATGACGGGTAACGGAGTCGGAGAGCTATGGGCCAAAGGCATTGATAAAGTCACTTGCGAAAAGGTGCTTGATCTCCTGAATCGACAAGGTGAGGTTACTACGGGTACAGTGGGAATTGAGCTAGGTATGAGCCGATCTACCGCCAGAAGGTATCTGGAATATTTAGTTGAAAGTGGCGATGCGCACCATGATCAGGTATACGGAACCGTCGGCAGACCGGAGCGTATCTATCGCAGACGGCAGGAAAATGCATAA
- a CDS encoding TetR/AcrR family transcriptional regulator, which translates to MQPRKAKQPKTLSNDSPVDHGGEETDRRTQLLHIALKRFAEQGYHQTKISDIVVEAGVAQGTFYWHFKSKEALALEIIATGREQLLSAIGQGYRRDAGTLADMVKASEALFVRLFHFALENRYLMGLLLIGSGVDEPVRQSIRETRTAMELAFRRNMERAIELNMLPAELDVELRAALLMSMIEGVIIRWLFGSEGTHDHIKQVSATRLAEEAANFEFYGLLGQS; encoded by the coding sequence ATGCAGCCACGCAAGGCGAAGCAGCCCAAAACCCTTTCGAATGACTCACCTGTTGACCACGGGGGAGAAGAAACAGACCGCAGAACACAGCTTCTTCACATTGCGTTAAAGCGGTTCGCTGAGCAGGGTTATCACCAAACGAAGATTTCAGATATCGTGGTGGAGGCAGGAGTAGCTCAAGGCACATTTTATTGGCATTTTAAAAGTAAAGAGGCCTTGGCGCTGGAGATTATCGCTACAGGTCGTGAACAGCTTTTGTCAGCGATCGGGCAGGGGTATCGCCGTGATGCGGGAACACTGGCTGATATGGTTAAGGCATCGGAAGCGCTGTTTGTTCGGCTATTTCATTTTGCATTGGAGAACCGTTATCTGATGGGTTTGCTGCTGATCGGCAGTGGTGTCGATGAACCAGTGAGGCAGAGCATCCGTGAAACAAGGACTGCGATGGAGCTTGCATTCCGACGCAATATGGAGCGAGCGATCGAGCTGAACATGTTGCCTGCCGAATTAGATGTCGAATTGAGGGCAGCACTACTCATGAGCATGATTGAAGGTGTCATTATACGCTGGCTATTCGGTTCAGAGGGAACACATGACCACATCAAGCAGGTATCCGCTACAAGATTGGCAGAAGAGGCTGCTAATTTTGAATTTTACGGACTATTAGGCCAAAGCTAG
- a CDS encoding FecCD family ABC transporter permease, which translates to MKKLWILLVLMLGVSFVAIGVGSTYITPAELIAALTDRNASSWFIVHHYRLPRGLLAIMAGAGLAVAGVLLQGMIRNPLASPDVVGVSKGAGFAAVLVIVLLPSSPVALLPVAAFVGAGLAALLLVQLSMKGGMRPNMLALTGLAVGAIFQAATDYILVKYPLEASDTLTWLAGSLWGKGWDEVYGLLPWLIVLLPLAYTLQRKLDIMSLDEESSAGLGLSVKRMRTGLLAVSVALAASCVAAIGSIGFIGLLAPHLARRLFGNRHRYLLPGAAMIGALILVLADALGRGLKPPLEIPAGIVTAVIGAPYFLYLLLRERKQKSSG; encoded by the coding sequence ATGAAAAAGCTGTGGATTTTACTCGTGTTAATGCTGGGTGTTTCCTTTGTAGCTATCGGCGTGGGTAGCACCTACATTACACCCGCTGAGCTGATCGCCGCTCTGACTGACCGAAATGCCTCTTCCTGGTTCATCGTTCACCATTACCGACTGCCTCGTGGCCTGCTGGCCATCATGGCCGGTGCTGGCCTTGCAGTAGCTGGCGTGCTGCTGCAAGGTATGATCCGCAACCCACTGGCTTCGCCGGATGTGGTGGGTGTATCCAAGGGAGCCGGCTTTGCTGCGGTTCTCGTCATCGTGCTGCTCCCCTCATCCCCCGTGGCGCTATTGCCTGTAGCTGCCTTTGTCGGTGCCGGATTAGCTGCACTACTGCTCGTACAGCTTTCGATGAAGGGGGGCATGCGTCCTAACATGCTAGCCTTAACCGGGCTGGCGGTAGGTGCTATTTTTCAGGCTGCAACCGATTATATTCTGGTCAAATATCCACTTGAAGCCAGCGATACGCTGACTTGGCTAGCTGGAAGTCTGTGGGGCAAAGGCTGGGATGAAGTATATGGACTTTTGCCATGGTTAATTGTATTGCTGCCTCTAGCCTATACGCTACAGCGCAAGCTGGATATTATGAGTCTGGATGAGGAAAGCTCCGCTGGCTTGGGACTTAGCGTGAAGCGTATGCGCACAGGATTGCTGGCCGTATCCGTGGCCTTAGCTGCTTCCTGTGTCGCTGCCATCGGCTCCATCGGTTTTATAGGACTGCTGGCACCACATCTGGCGCGGCGTTTGTTTGGCAATCGCCACCGCTATCTATTGCCCGGCGCAGCCATGATCGGTGCCCTGATTCTCGTCCTTGCCGATGCGCTCGGACGGGGGCTGAAGCCGCCGCTCGAAATTCCTGCTGGCATCGTGACAGCCGTGATTGGCGCGCCCTATTTCCTGTATCTCTTGCTACGGGAACGCAAGCAAAAAAGCAGCGGATAA
- a CDS encoding ABC transporter substrate-binding protein — translation MATPKQPLPLRTGMLLAAILVLLTAVMAGCGGQSQNNNAAAPQTTGDTRTIKHEMGETKVTGKPKRIVTLEFSFVDAATQLGVMPVGIAQENEDDIDGLLGKKIDFTPVGTRKQPNLETISSLKPDLIIADLNRHKSIYEELSEIAPTIVLKSRNSSYEQNLASFGVIADALGEKEKGEQILAAHKATMAKLKEGIQAGESRSVLLGVFRSDSLSAHGASSFDGQLLEQAGIHNALQNTSEPTVKLTLEQIAQADPDVIFLVEADEKLLAEWKQNPLWQNITAVKKGEVYEVNRALWTRYRGLGSAEKILEQAISLLYPAQNKGDGSR, via the coding sequence ATGGCAACACCAAAACAGCCACTACCACTACGCACAGGCATGCTGCTTGCAGCGATTCTGGTACTACTGACAGCCGTTATGGCGGGATGTGGAGGCCAATCACAAAATAATAATGCAGCAGCACCTCAAACCACAGGCGACACTCGAACGATCAAACATGAGATGGGAGAAACCAAAGTTACAGGCAAACCTAAAAGAATCGTAACGTTGGAATTCTCTTTTGTCGATGCCGCTACCCAACTGGGTGTGATGCCTGTCGGCATAGCTCAGGAAAATGAGGATGATATCGATGGTCTGCTTGGTAAAAAAATCGACTTTACACCTGTCGGCACACGCAAACAGCCGAACCTGGAAACGATCAGCTCCTTGAAACCCGATTTGATTATTGCTGATCTAAACCGTCATAAGAGCATATACGAAGAACTAAGTGAGATTGCTCCTACCATTGTTCTTAAGAGCCGCAATTCCTCTTATGAACAAAACCTGGCATCCTTCGGCGTTATCGCTGACGCGTTGGGTGAGAAGGAAAAGGGTGAGCAAATTCTCGCAGCACATAAAGCTACCATGGCAAAGCTGAAAGAAGGCATCCAAGCTGGTGAGTCACGCAGCGTATTGCTTGGGGTATTCCGTTCGGATTCACTATCGGCTCACGGCGCTTCATCTTTTGATGGACAACTGCTGGAGCAAGCAGGCATCCACAATGCGCTTCAAAATACAAGCGAGCCTACAGTCAAGCTGACACTGGAGCAGATTGCACAAGCTGATCCAGATGTGATCTTCTTGGTGGAAGCCGATGAGAAGCTGCTTGCGGAATGGAAGCAAAATCCGTTATGGCAAAACATTACGGCCGTGAAAAAAGGGGAAGTTTACGAAGTAAACCGGGCACTGTGGACCCGGTACCGTGGACTCGGCTCTGCCGAGAAAATACTGGAGCAAGCGATTTCGCTTCTGTATCCCGCGCAAAATAAAGGAGACGGCTCCCGTTGA
- the purD gene encoding phosphoribosylamine--glycine ligase, giving the protein MDILVIGGGGREHAIVWALKKSPKAGQIYCAPGNAGIGQLAECVPIPVSEFDALTELAESKKVGLVVVGPDDPLADGIVDAFEAKGIPVFGPRKNAAEIEGSKIFMKDLLHKYQIPTATYRKFYTYEEAHAYLKEQPIPVVIKADGLAAGKGVTVAYSMEEAEKALSDIMVAKVFGEAGAQVVIEEFLAGQEMSILSFVDGETVRPMAAAQDHKPVFDGDKGPNTGGMGTYSPLPHIANSIIEEAIETIIKPTAKAMVAEGRPFRGVLFAGLMISPDGKPKTIEFNARFGDPETQVVLPRLQSDLLDIFLAAVNGTLDQVEIEWKDEAAVCVVLASGGYPAAYAKGVPIHGLDQANEAIVFHAGTGINEQGEWVTNGGRVLGVVGLGRDIAEARDKAYEQAAHITFEGKQNRTDIAAKALL; this is encoded by the coding sequence ATGGATATTTTGGTTATCGGAGGGGGCGGTCGCGAACATGCAATTGTGTGGGCGCTGAAGAAAAGCCCCAAGGCCGGACAAATCTATTGTGCGCCAGGTAATGCTGGTATTGGACAATTAGCGGAGTGTGTGCCGATTCCGGTGAGTGAGTTTGACGCGCTGACAGAACTGGCGGAATCCAAAAAAGTCGGACTGGTCGTGGTAGGCCCCGATGATCCGCTGGCAGACGGCATTGTGGATGCCTTTGAAGCCAAAGGCATCCCAGTATTCGGACCGCGTAAAAATGCAGCGGAAATTGAAGGTAGCAAAATCTTTATGAAAGATTTGCTGCATAAATATCAAATTCCGACAGCAACCTATCGCAAATTTTATACCTATGAGGAAGCACATGCCTACTTAAAGGAACAGCCTATTCCGGTGGTCATTAAGGCCGACGGACTGGCAGCAGGCAAAGGCGTGACAGTCGCTTACTCGATGGAGGAAGCGGAAAAGGCGCTGTCCGATATTATGGTGGCAAAGGTATTTGGAGAAGCGGGCGCACAGGTCGTGATCGAGGAGTTCCTCGCTGGACAGGAAATGTCGATTCTTTCCTTTGTTGACGGTGAAACGGTACGGCCGATGGCAGCGGCGCAAGATCACAAGCCGGTTTTTGATGGTGACAAAGGACCGAACACAGGTGGCATGGGAACATATTCCCCGCTGCCTCACATAGCCAATTCCATTATTGAGGAAGCCATTGAGACGATTATTAAGCCGACGGCCAAGGCTATGGTTGCTGAAGGACGCCCGTTCCGTGGTGTTTTATTTGCTGGACTGATGATTTCGCCGGACGGCAAGCCGAAGACCATTGAGTTTAATGCACGTTTTGGTGATCCAGAAACACAAGTCGTATTGCCTCGACTACAATCCGATTTGCTCGATATTTTTCTCGCTGCTGTGAACGGCACGCTGGATCAGGTAGAGATCGAGTGGAAGGATGAAGCTGCGGTGTGTGTGGTACTGGCATCCGGAGGTTATCCTGCAGCTTACGCCAAAGGAGTACCTATCCACGGACTGGACCAGGCAAACGAAGCTATCGTCTTCCATGCCGGAACAGGCATCAACGAACAGGGTGAGTGGGTAACGAACGGCGGACGCGTGTTAGGCGTGGTTGGTTTGGGACGTGACATTGCCGAGGCACGGGACAAAGCTTACGAACAGGCTGCTCATATTACCTTTGAAGGCAAGCAAAACCGTACAGACATTGCGGCAAAAGCATTGCTATAA
- the purH gene encoding bifunctional phosphoribosylaminoimidazolecarboxamide formyltransferase/IMP cyclohydrolase codes for MSIKRALVSVSDKRGIVEFCRELSKLGVEIVSTGGTSSLLSKEGIPVIGISEVTGFPEIMDGRVKTLHPAVHSGLLAVRDNEEHQRQMKELGLDYIDLVVVNLYPFAETIAKPGVTYEDAIENIDIGGPTMLRSAAKNHAFVSVVVDADDYSTVLEEIRKDGDTELNTRKRLAAKVFRHTASYDALISDYLSNVTGDPLPERYTVTYEKIQDLRYGENPHQQAAFYREPLAVKGTLTTAKQLHGKELSYNNINDANAALQIVKEFSEPTVVAVKHMNPCGVGIGGSIYEAYSKAYAADPTSIFGGIVAANRIIDGDTANKLSEIFLEIILAPGFTKEALEILTKKKNIRLLDLGELSPSEAKSRFVVTSIEGGMVVQQNDVHAVDPDALTVVTERAPSEEELKQLLFSWKVVKHVKSNAIVLAADNMTVGVGAGQMNRVGAAKIAIEQAGDKAKGAVLASDAYFPMGDTLELAAKAGITAVIQPGGSIKDEESIKVANEYGIAMVFTGVRHFKH; via the coding sequence GTGAGTATTAAAAGAGCGCTCGTCAGCGTATCAGATAAACGGGGAATCGTAGAGTTTTGCCGTGAGTTGTCCAAATTGGGTGTGGAGATCGTTTCGACAGGGGGAACGAGCAGCTTGCTGTCGAAGGAGGGTATTCCTGTCATCGGTATTTCAGAGGTAACGGGATTTCCAGAAATTATGGATGGACGTGTTAAAACACTCCACCCTGCGGTACACAGCGGTTTGCTGGCTGTTCGGGATAATGAAGAGCATCAGCGTCAAATGAAGGAGCTTGGATTGGATTATATCGATCTGGTCGTTGTGAACCTGTATCCTTTTGCGGAAACGATCGCCAAACCCGGTGTAACCTATGAGGACGCGATTGAAAATATCGACATCGGCGGTCCAACGATGCTTCGTTCTGCGGCAAAAAACCATGCTTTTGTCAGTGTAGTGGTTGATGCTGATGACTATAGCACTGTACTGGAGGAAATACGTAAGGATGGCGACACGGAGCTGAATACTCGTAAGCGTTTGGCTGCAAAAGTGTTCCGTCATACGGCGTCATACGACGCTTTGATTTCCGATTATTTGTCGAATGTGACAGGTGATCCGCTGCCTGAGCGTTACACTGTAACCTATGAAAAAATTCAGGATTTGCGTTATGGCGAAAATCCTCATCAACAGGCTGCGTTTTACCGTGAGCCATTGGCGGTCAAGGGTACACTGACAACAGCAAAGCAACTTCACGGTAAAGAGTTGTCTTACAATAATATCAATGATGCTAATGCAGCCCTGCAAATCGTCAAAGAATTCAGCGAGCCTACAGTAGTTGCAGTTAAGCATATGAATCCTTGCGGTGTGGGAATTGGCGGCAGTATTTATGAAGCGTACAGCAAAGCTTACGCAGCAGATCCAACTTCGATTTTTGGCGGCATCGTCGCGGCTAACCGGATTATTGATGGTGATACAGCGAACAAGCTGAGTGAAATCTTTCTGGAAATTATATTGGCACCGGGCTTCACGAAAGAAGCATTGGAGATTTTAACGAAAAAGAAAAATATCCGTTTGCTTGATCTGGGTGAGCTTTCCCCGTCTGAGGCGAAGAGCCGTTTCGTCGTGACTTCCATTGAAGGTGGCATGGTTGTTCAGCAAAATGACGTTCATGCTGTAGACCCGGATGCACTTACGGTTGTAACAGAGCGTGCGCCATCCGAGGAGGAACTGAAACAACTTTTGTTTAGCTGGAAAGTGGTTAAGCATGTGAAATCCAACGCCATTGTATTGGCGGCAGATAATATGACCGTTGGCGTAGGCGCAGGACAAATGAACCGTGTCGGAGCAGCCAAGATTGCAATCGAGCAGGCCGGTGACAAAGCAAAAGGTGCCGTACTGGCATCGGATGCATATTTCCCGATGGGCGATACGCTGGAGTTGGCAGCTAAAGCAGGTATCACGGCAGTCATTCAGCCGGGTGGCTCTATCAAAGACGAAGAATCCATCAAGGTTGCTAACGAATATGGCATTGCTATGGTCTTTACGGGCGTACGTCATTTCAAGCACTAA
- a CDS encoding transporter substrate-binding domain-containing protein: MKTRKKGFLVTTLMALALFSLVLSACGTKPEASNTSNGAGSSNEAAANQLEAIKKADVMKVGMMGTYPPYNFLNDNKELDGFDVDIAKELAKRIGVKAEFTAQEFSGLIPSLQKKKFDAVVSQVAITEDRKKAIDFTDPYITNNVNIIVNSKTNDITTLEDFKGKTIGVGLGTNDESYLRNEVLPKVGDFEIKTYDDVITSLKDLNSGRIDATINNLYALKPIIDKNGFQIKAVGEPIKSDQAAVAINQKTPELKAALNKALKEMKEDGTYKTIFKKWFGEEPKE; the protein is encoded by the coding sequence ATGAAAACACGTAAAAAAGGATTCTTGGTGACTACACTCATGGCTCTGGCATTGTTTAGCCTTGTGCTGAGCGCTTGCGGTACAAAGCCAGAAGCTTCGAATACTAGCAATGGAGCAGGCAGCAGTAACGAGGCAGCCGCCAATCAGCTCGAAGCCATCAAGAAGGCCGATGTAATGAAGGTAGGCATGATGGGTACTTACCCGCCGTACAATTTCTTGAACGACAACAAGGAGTTGGACGGGTTTGATGTGGATATTGCCAAAGAATTAGCGAAACGGATTGGAGTAAAAGCGGAGTTCACGGCACAAGAATTTTCGGGACTGATTCCAAGTTTGCAAAAGAAAAAATTCGATGCAGTGGTTAGCCAGGTGGCGATTACAGAGGATCGTAAGAAGGCCATTGACTTCACAGATCCCTATATCACCAATAATGTGAATATTATCGTGAACAGTAAAACCAATGACATTACGACGTTGGAAGACTTTAAAGGCAAAACGATTGGTGTCGGCTTGGGAACAAATGATGAGTCTTATCTGCGCAACGAAGTGCTGCCAAAGGTAGGCGATTTTGAGATCAAAACATATGATGATGTCATTACTTCATTGAAGGATCTAAACTCTGGTCGTATTGATGCAACCATTAACAATCTGTATGCTCTTAAGCCCATTATCGACAAAAACGGATTTCAAATTAAAGCTGTAGGCGAGCCGATTAAATCGGATCAGGCGGCTGTAGCTATTAACCAGAAAACTCCTGAGCTGAAGGCAGCCTTGAACAAGGCTCTAAAGGAAATGAAGGAAGACGGCACTTACAAAACAATTTTTAAAAAATGGTTTGGCGAGGAGCCAAAAGAATAA
- a CDS encoding amino acid ABC transporter ATP-binding protein encodes MMITTNGLGKRFGQVEVLKSIDFQVAAREIVVLLGPSGSGKSTLLRCLNGLEELSSGKFEVNGIEVDATSPVRARQAAIRDIRKQTGMVFQQFNLYPHKTAIGNVIEGLLTVKKMPRDKAMSIGQQLLKRVGLLDKQDVHPSRLSGGQQQRVAIARALAMDPAIMLFDEPTSALDPELVGEVLGVMRELAQDGMTMVVVTHEMKFAREVADKVVFMADGIIVEEAAPQAFFDAPQHERTQKFLRQISEF; translated from the coding sequence ATGATGATAACAACAAACGGATTAGGTAAACGATTCGGACAGGTAGAGGTTCTGAAAAGCATAGATTTTCAGGTTGCCGCTCGTGAAATCGTCGTATTGCTCGGTCCCAGCGGCTCTGGTAAAAGTACCTTGCTGCGCTGTCTGAACGGTCTGGAAGAGCTGTCTTCCGGCAAGTTTGAGGTGAACGGGATTGAGGTTGATGCTACATCTCCTGTTCGTGCCCGCCAAGCGGCCATTCGTGATATTCGCAAGCAGACGGGGATGGTGTTCCAGCAATTCAATTTGTATCCGCATAAAACAGCAATCGGCAATGTCATTGAAGGACTGCTGACAGTAAAGAAAATGCCGCGCGATAAGGCTATGTCTATCGGACAACAGCTACTGAAGCGGGTGGGATTACTGGATAAGCAGGATGTACACCCATCTCGTCTGTCGGGTGGACAGCAGCAACGGGTAGCTATTGCACGTGCACTGGCGATGGACCCGGCGATTATGCTGTTCGACGAGCCGACATCGGCGCTTGATCCCGAACTGGTGGGTGAAGTGTTAGGGGTTATGCGAGAGTTGGCTCAAGACGGAATGACAATGGTCGTCGTGACTCATGAGATGAAATTTGCCCGCGAGGTGGCGGACAAGGTTGTATTTATGGCAGACGGAATCATTGTGGAGGAGGCTGCGCCACAGGCATTTTTTGATGCTCCCCAGCATGAGAGGACACAAAAATTTTTGCGTCAAATCAGCGAATTTTAA
- a CDS encoding amino acid ABC transporter permease has protein sequence MLELMWENVPFLLKGAYYTLYITIVSMLFGLIIGLIVAVARLKGNRPVRWLARMYVSIIRGTPVLVQIAVIYYGLDDYGISFGSLTAACLALSINTGAYLSETFRGAILAVPQGQTEAAYATGMSPGQTMWRIILPQAVRIAIAPMGNTFVGMLKETSLVSVIGVSELMRQAQLLQAQYLLYMPFLLEIALMYWIMSIGFSAILERVEKRLARAY, from the coding sequence ATGCTCGAATTAATGTGGGAGAACGTGCCTTTTTTATTGAAGGGTGCTTATTATACGCTGTATATAACGATTGTTTCTATGCTGTTTGGTCTAATCATTGGTTTGATTGTTGCAGTAGCGCGCTTGAAGGGGAATCGACCTGTTCGGTGGCTGGCTCGCATGTATGTATCAATCATCCGGGGAACGCCGGTTTTGGTGCAGATTGCGGTCATTTATTATGGTCTGGATGATTACGGAATATCATTTGGATCGTTAACGGCTGCTTGTCTCGCGCTCAGTATTAATACAGGGGCGTACTTATCAGAGACGTTCCGTGGAGCTATTTTAGCCGTACCGCAGGGACAGACCGAGGCCGCTTATGCTACGGGAATGTCGCCTGGTCAAACGATGTGGCGTATCATTCTTCCGCAGGCGGTACGCATTGCAATTGCACCGATGGGGAATACGTTCGTGGGTATGCTTAAAGAAACGTCGCTGGTGTCAGTTATCGGGGTCAGTGAATTGATGCGGCAGGCACAGCTTTTACAGGCGCAGTATTTGCTCTACATGCCGTTTCTGCTCGAAATTGCCCTGATGTACTGGATTATGAGTATTGGATTCTCCGCTATACTGGAGCGGGTGGAAAAGCGTCTGGCTCGAGCTTATTAA
- a CDS encoding OsmC family protein encodes MKVSTTWHGKRAFTSEGPSGYSVGMDATAAYGGDGKGMTPMELLLAGLAGCIGIDITMILDRFLSDIQRIDIDAEGTRKEQMPTGFTAIDLTFHVDGDIPDYRVWKAIQMGKEKYCAVSDSLKAEIRMHLILNGTEVPYPA; translated from the coding sequence ATGAAAGTATCTACAACTTGGCACGGCAAACGCGCGTTTACATCGGAAGGACCATCCGGTTATTCCGTAGGGATGGATGCTACGGCGGCTTATGGCGGTGATGGTAAAGGGATGACACCGATGGAACTGCTGCTTGCGGGTCTGGCGGGATGTATCGGTATTGATATTACGATGATTTTGGATCGTTTTTTGTCGGACATTCAGCGAATTGATATTGATGCAGAAGGTACGCGCAAGGAACAAATGCCAACGGGATTTACAGCGATTGATCTGACATTCCACGTGGACGGAGATATTCCAGACTACCGTGTATGGAAAGCGATTCAGATGGGTAAGGAAAAATATTGTGCAGTATCCGACTCCTTAAAAGCGGAAATTCGGATGCACCTCATTTTGAATGGAACAGAAGTACCCTATCCAGCGTAA
- a CDS encoding FecCD family ABC transporter permease yields MIGQALRDRLNKPVVFALLFALLAGLLLSVAIGPVRMDIPTMLTALFTEHPSKDQLIILTIRLPRAVIGLIVGAGLAVAGALMQAITRNPLASPQVFGVSSGASLAVVLSVVLLPNIGSSGSIYFAFAGAIAGGSFVYALAGTAGMTPVKLALAGMAVHLLLASVTQGLLVFNEQISDVLYWLAGAIDGSTWADTRLVLPWFAVGMILALALAPSLSVLSLGTEVAQGLGQNVRLVRLLASASVIMLAGSAVAVAGSIGFVGLMVPNIIKVFTGDNYKRVIPLSAICGALLLTYADVLGRFIAFPYESPVGIVTALVGAPFFLYLAHKNGRASR; encoded by the coding sequence TTGATCGGACAAGCCTTACGCGACCGGCTAAATAAGCCGGTCGTCTTTGCACTTCTATTCGCGCTGCTGGCTGGACTGCTGCTGAGCGTGGCAATTGGCCCAGTCAGGATGGACATCCCCACCATGCTGACTGCGCTGTTCACCGAGCATCCGTCCAAGGATCAGCTCATTATCTTGACGATACGCCTACCACGTGCCGTCATTGGCCTGATCGTCGGCGCCGGGCTGGCCGTGGCCGGAGCGCTAATGCAGGCCATCACACGCAATCCGCTGGCTTCGCCGCAGGTTTTTGGAGTCAGCTCTGGCGCTTCGCTGGCTGTCGTCCTGTCGGTCGTGCTGCTGCCGAATATCGGGTCGTCCGGCAGCATTTATTTTGCTTTTGCTGGAGCGATCGCAGGCGGCTCCTTCGTATACGCACTGGCCGGAACGGCGGGCATGACGCCAGTCAAGTTGGCCCTTGCCGGGATGGCAGTGCATCTGCTGCTGGCCTCTGTCACTCAGGGACTGCTCGTGTTTAACGAGCAAATATCCGATGTACTGTATTGGCTCGCCGGAGCCATCGACGGGTCCACTTGGGCCGATACGCGTCTGGTGCTGCCCTGGTTCGCCGTCGGTATGATCCTTGCACTGGCACTGGCCCCCTCGCTATCTGTGCTTAGCCTCGGTACAGAGGTCGCACAGGGACTGGGGCAAAATGTACGTCTTGTCCGCTTACTGGCCTCAGCCTCAGTTATTATGCTGGCAGGCTCTGCTGTAGCAGTAGCCGGGTCTATCGGCTTTGTGGGCCTGATGGTGCCGAATATCATCAAGGTGTTTACAGGCGATAATTACAAACGGGTCATCCCCCTGTCTGCAATCTGCGGAGCTCTGCTGCTGACATATGCAGACGTGCTTGGACGATTTATTGCCTTTCCTTATGAATCGCCCGTTGGTATCGTAACCGCGCTGGTGGGCGCGCCCTTCTTTTTATATCTGGCGCACAAGAACGGGAGGGCTTCACGATGA